Within Pseudomonas brassicacearum, the genomic segment TCGCGGCCATTCGCGAACGCTTGCCGGCACTCAAGCATGTGCTGCTGTACGAAGAAGATGATGGGGACACGTTGCCTATGGAGGGGACGCTGGATCTGAGTTCGCTGCTGGCGCAGGCAGAGGAGGCGTTTACCGTCGTCAATACGACCGCCGACAGCCCCGCGCTTTTACACTTCACCAGCGGTACCACCGGCACCCCAAAGGGCGTGTTGCATGCCCACGGTGCGGCGCTGACTCATCGCGTCACCGGAAAATACGCCTTGGACCTGCACCCCGATGATGTCTATTGGTGCAGCGCCGATCCGGGTTGGGTGACCGGTACTTCCTATGGGATCTTTGCGCCTTTGCTGTTGGGTGTCACCAGCGTGGTCGAGGGCTGTGAATTCGACGCCGAGCGTTGGTATGGAATACTTGAACAGCAACAGGTAACGGTCTGGTATACGGCCCCGACGGCTATTCGACTCTTGATGAAGGCTGGTGCAGCGTTGGTGCGCAGCCATCATTTTCCGAGCCTGCGATTTATTGCCAGTGTCGGCGAGCCGCTTAATCCCGAGGCCGTCTGGTGGGGCAAAGAAGTGCTTGGGCTGCCGATCCATGACAATTGGTGGCAGACCGAAACCGGCGGCATCATGATTGCCAACACGGTCGCCATGCCCATCAAGCCCGGGTCCATGGGCAAGCCATTGCCCGGGGTCGAGGCAGCCATTGTCGCAAGAACCGAACAAGGCGGGCTGGTGTTTCTGGAGGACAACGAGGTCGGCGACCTGGCCCTGAAACAGCCTTGGCCTGCCATGTTCCGTACCTATCTTGGACAGGAGGAACGTTATCGTCAGTGCTTTGTCGGTGAGTGGTACCTGAGCGGCGATCTGGTGCGTCGCGATGCCGATGGTTATTACTGGTTCATTGGACGCAGCGACGATGTCATCAAGTCGGCGGGGCACCTGATCGGTCCGTTTGAAGTTGAAAGCTGCCTCATGGAACACCCCGCCGTGGCCGAGGCTGCGGTCATTGGCAAGCCCGACCCTCTGCTGGGTGAAACCGTGAAGGCCTTTGTTTCGCTCAAGAGTGGCTTGAGTGCCAGCGCGACCCTGCACGACGAATTGCTCGGTCATGGGCGCAAGCGCCTCGGGGCGGTCGTTGCGCCCAAGGAACTGGAATTTGTCGAAGCACTGCCACACACCCGTAGTGGAAAACTCATGCGTCGTCTGCTCAAGGCCCGTGAACTGGGTTTGCCTGAAGGCGATACATCCAGCATGGAGCGTGCGCCATGAGCCTCCCACCACGGACCCAGGACATTGCGCTCGACTTGCTACGGGACATGGTGCGCATCCGCCGTCTTGAGGAGCGGGCTGGCGAGCTGTACGGCGAGGGCAAGATTCGTGGCTTTCTGCACCTGTACATTGGCGAGGAGGCGGTGGCGGTCGGTGTCCTGCATGCACTGGCAGCCAACGACGCGGTGGTTGCGACATATCGCGAACACGGCCACGCCCTGATCAAGGGAGTCTCCATCAATGCCATCATGGCCGAGATGTATGGACGCCAGGAAGGATGCTCCCGCGGGCGAGGCGGCTCAATGCATCTGTTTGATGCCAGTACTCGGTTCTTCGGCGGCAATGCCATCGTAGCCGGTGGCCTGCCACTGACGGTGGGCATGGCGCTCGCTGAACGCATGCAAGGCGGGTCGCGTGTATCGGTGTGTTTTTTTGGTGAAGGCGCGATGGCGGAAGGGGCTTTCCATGAGTCCATCAACCTGGCCGCATTGTGGCAACTGCCGATGCTGTTTTGCTGCGAAAACAATCTCTATGCGATGGGGACTGCCCTGGACCGTTCGCAGTCGCAAACGGATCTGTGTGCCAAAGCATCGGCGTACAAAGTCGATGCCAGGTCCGTCGATGGCATGGACGTGATCGCCGTGCATGAAGCCGCTTGTGATGCGGTCGAACACATCCGCGCGGGGCGTGGGCCTTTTTTCCTGGAATGTCGCACCTATCGGTTTCGCGCCCACTCGATGTTCGACCCACAGTTGTATCGGGACAAGGACGAGGTGGAGCAATGGAAGGCGCGTGGGCCGATTCATGCATACAGTGCCCGGCTCAAGGCCGAAGGCCTTCTGGACGAACCCGGGTTTCTGGCGATCCTGAGCCAGGTGGACGCTGAAGTGGAGGCCGCTGTTACCTATGCCGAAAACGGTAGCCTGGAGCCGCTCGAGGACCTGTCTCGCGATGTCTA encodes:
- the acsA gene encoding acetate--CoA ligase, with translation MHPSIIDKPLDRLPVAPNWVDSVQAREAFSWQEEGRALAGLPGGGLNLAYEAVDRHAQGAHRRHAALRILDRNGGRRDVSYAQLSTQSNRFANVLKTLGVVPGDRLFVLCGRGLELYLGVLGGLKLGCVVSPLFCAFGPEPIETRLHLGGASVLLTSGTLYRRKVAAIRERLPALKHVLLYEEDDGDTLPMEGTLDLSSLLAQAEEAFTVVNTTADSPALLHFTSGTTGTPKGVLHAHGAALTHRVTGKYALDLHPDDVYWCSADPGWVTGTSYGIFAPLLLGVTSVVEGCEFDAERWYGILEQQQVTVWYTAPTAIRLLMKAGAALVRSHHFPSLRFIASVGEPLNPEAVWWGKEVLGLPIHDNWWQTETGGIMIANTVAMPIKPGSMGKPLPGVEAAIVARTEQGGLVFLEDNEVGDLALKQPWPAMFRTYLGQEERYRQCFVGEWYLSGDLVRRDADGYYWFIGRSDDVIKSAGHLIGPFEVESCLMEHPAVAEAAVIGKPDPLLGETVKAFVSLKSGLSASATLHDELLGHGRKRLGAVVAPKELEFVEALPHTRSGKLMRRLLKARELGLPEGDTSSMERAP
- the pdhA gene encoding pyruvate dehydrogenase (acetyl-transferring) E1 component subunit alpha, giving the protein MSLPPRTQDIALDLLRDMVRIRRLEERAGELYGEGKIRGFLHLYIGEEAVAVGVLHALAANDAVVATYREHGHALIKGVSINAIMAEMYGRQEGCSRGRGGSMHLFDASTRFFGGNAIVAGGLPLTVGMALAERMQGGSRVSVCFFGEGAMAEGAFHESINLAALWQLPMLFCCENNLYAMGTALDRSQSQTDLCAKASAYKVDARSVDGMDVIAVHEAACDAVEHIRAGRGPFFLECRTYRFRAHSMFDPQLYRDKDEVEQWKARGPIHAYSARLKAEGLLDEPGFLAILSQVDAEVEAAVTYAENGSLEPLEDLSRDVYTPRATP